The stretch of DNA agtctttcgccaattctgccaatgtactccgtcttcgccctagcaatcacgtttttgagggacctaggggcagagttatattcctttttgaatgcgctggtatttacatcacgagacgcagatgcattagcccaggtttgatagcgttcccactttcggcgtgatgccgttttgcagaagcgaccaaaccaaggctgggacttgccaccgatgggtactgcagagtaaggaatgaatagttccataccctgaagcaccacatcggcaacagagtcagcagcagcgttcggatcatccggcgagaaacaaatctgcctccatgggtacgatgcaaaaaaagaccgcatcccatcccaatctgctgacttgtagtgtcatactcggcggcacccaacaaagcgaggccgtgagtaccgcacaaccggcactgtactccggacgagacagtggtcagatgagcccagagggggatcgacgataacctgatagccatccggatgcgaagtcagcaggaggtccaacagggaaggtgtatgatcctccacatccggtattcgcgttggcgagttgaccagttgtgtcagatcatatgctagagcgaagtccagaacagcccccccccccagaattcggagggcagtctgagcatccctgctcaggtggtgtatgtcctgaacATGGATgtccagagagggattctccaccgctgtcgctgatggtaccctcctggggtaatttaaccaaattctgcacaaccatcaagttttgggggggagggggattgggcctccgaaactctcacttaccggacgaaacgcggtagcatagccaccactttacgccgattttaagtgagagagtggtacttccccgggcgtgccggcccattcggctgtaacccgaaggtatacagcgtggcactaccaaaGCTACCAGTAGGCATTAGAACAAGCTTAAGTTCGAAAATACATgccaattgaattaatagtttaggaGTTACGGTCGATCAAAGTTACACTATTTGGGTACTCACTGACTCCGCCTAAACAATGTAATGATGGATATATGTTCTTCAGTTTTTACCTGTGGTCAAGCATACGTGACCCTTTCAAAAGTGACTAGTTTGGGtggattacatttaataaatgcgAATTTTAGTAGTATCAAAGCTCAGGAGACAGCAATAGCTGAATATAATCGACTCCGAAGTATATATCGCCCAGACTTGTCTACCTTAGAAGTAACGAAGCCTCagagaagaaacaaaagagataGAGATAGAAAATGGTTTCGAAGCAAAGCAGTAGCTGAAGTCCAAGAAATTATGAGGTCgcctaaaaaaaaagaaagaaatacacttacaaaaaataaatgagatcgcaccaaaaacaataaatgttaaaaaatgccaagtctctcgatgcagtctatccatcgtaaaaagttttcatttactttcttattattGTATAGCGTTTTCATTATGgggtaacatttttttatcatctataaaatcttgaatcgaataatatgcctttttacccatgtattttttaaaaactatttaaatttacgaaactATTTAATTAACGAACTTTTGCTTTTCGATGCTTAAAGATGTATCAGAGACCAGGCTAAAGTAAAAACATCCAGTCTAAGAaaacagattttaaaaatgttatggaGGTAAGTAGTTAAATTTTGGTGAAAACCGAAaaagttgcaaaaaaaaatctttaaaaaataaatggatgGGTGACTTTTTTTGGCCTACCGGTATTCTCAAAATGGGTCCACAAATACGCCCACTTCATTTGTCGGACCATCTACCAAACAacctgtataaaataaataaaagttacaatcTTGTGATCTACAGAGGTTAACACGTTACACCTGCTGCCCATGCTATCTGTGTTGTTATTTCATTTCGTGGTCGGAAATATCTACGACGGCTCAAATAATGTATATGGCGCTGCGTCAAATAATTCAATACTTTGATTGTAATCACTTTGTTTTGAGATTTTGCGAAACTGAATTTAATCAccattgatttttctttttggaCGCGGACTGTAATGTCGATATAGGCGCGActtgtaatgttttaaaaagagttctttgtgttttatttttgactcACTTTAcgatataagtttaattattattaaaatttgtgtgatttatttatgttaagataaattCGAAGATAGAGCTATTTTTGGTTGATAGtaaattttttagtatttttattttgtttttttttttttttaaattcttgtcctttttttaatctatttcacttctgtacgctaaatacataatatatacgcataattaattatcatttttgaGTTCTTTGCCTTGATCAGttactatttacattatttacagacttttataaaatgaaatatcatttattatatttcatttaataaaagtcTATAGACTCTTTAAGTCTAAGTTTATAGACTCTTagttgcccgtgccttttttcaCTTTTTAGTTAGATGTACAATTTTTTCTACCTTTACTATTTTTCTTGTTTAATACACATCAGCAGATTTTCGCTGGGTTCGGTTTGGTGAGAAGGTATCTTGGCGTCCAGGAACTATCCAGGAACTATACAGACAATAGATGTTACGGTATAGCTCGTGAATATCGTATGCGACGATATAAATCGACTGGTTGATATCTCCAATGAGGACTGCCTAACCTGTAGGCCCCATtacaaagaactaaaatatttttgagacttataaatgtaaaactttaTGAGTTCCTTTTTTACGGTGAGTCCGACAATTTCGGGGCTGCTCGGTTTTCGAGTTCTCGATGCCTGGAACTGTCGATATGACATCACTATGGCTCTCCGTATATAcaacaatgatttttttaattttttaccaatgtattttttataaacgatttgaatttacgaaacggcaaagttaaaaatatctgcggaattttattatagaaacagataccttactccgcaaagtcaataaagcttattgactttgcggagtcggaaacttggcgttataagcttatccttacttctagtgcctatacaatgattatcacttattttatcaaagtgatcatgctactgtgaatatacatgatactGTTGTACTTGTAACTTTATTGACCACCATCAAGTAAATGGAACAAAAGATAGTTAAAGCTTGAAGGCTTTCTCTGCCAGACAATCTTTAGGACAAACAGAAAACCATGAAGGTGCTAGAGCTCCTCCGCTTCAACGAGCGTCATGTGCCAATCCTACATTTTGTCTTTGATAACTTGAGATGTGTCGTTACAGCATTGTGTTTGAGTGGCAAGCTTCGTCCAGGAGAGACTGTCATGAAATCAAAGTGTTACGGGAGGCAGATTCCGATGTCCATCCTCTCGGTAGGTCTACTCATAAAGAGAGCCAAACCCTTAGTTTTATTGTCCAGGGTACAGCGTTCTCCTAAGTCCTGCCCCGCCCCGCTATttctcgtcatggtggcgacgatggtaacggcgggatggggggtgctaagaatcaccgggctatgggaggccaccacaaccgactgaccctgcgacgtacaacggacgcacgctacggcttgactcgcatctagcgcaacttgagatAGAAATttggaaaattaggtggcacatattagggctatgtgaagtccgtagagagggagaggacaccgtaaccctcgaatcgggccacctaatgtacttccgagagggacaccaacaatcccaaggtggcgttgggtttctgataaataagtccctagttgacaacgttgtggaaatctccagtgtgtcgaacagggtagcgtacctcattataaagctgccgagaggtacagcctcaaggtggtgcaagcgtacgcaccgacacactcggacgatgaagtggaagaattattcgatgacatgtcgagggccctccacttcaccactaaaacccactacaacgttgtcatggaggactttaacgctaaagtgggagtacagaactgcagcgaatcggtagtaggaccccatggatttggaagcaggaatcatagggggaaAATGCTTGTTAACTTCCTCGAAAGAGAGGGGCTCTttttgatgaactccttcttcaagaagcagccgcaaaggaagtggacgtggcaaagacctgacactatgacaaaaaattAGATTGACTTCATAATGACAcaacaagaggcatatattcagagacgtctcagtgattaacaggttcaataccggtagtgatcaccgacttctCCGAGGCActttgaatatcaattttaaggccgagcgcgtccgtctgatgaagtccacgctcagaccaaagctgctccaaaccattgcgggatctgaaacattccagtcaatcctggagaaccaattcgctgctgtggaaaccacaactgacgtaaaccagaatCTCGAagatgtagttcgaattctcagggaagaaggcacgagatattgtggcatgcagcgtaagggcaggaagtccaacctttcggaagagactttagcgctcatgaagaaacgacgtgaaaacccacctgtcacttcgtcagagaaacggcaagtaaaccaagagatcagcaggcgatTACggcacgacctccggtgctccaatactcttgcaatagaaagagctattgagcagaatcgggggtctaaggtgttcgtacaatctcttggaaggagccatctgacgaagttgaccacagcaagtggagaaatcgtctcttctaagccggcagtactttcggaagtagaggacttctacggccagttatacgcatcgcatgcatctcgacctgatcccgaaaatgaggttCCTAGAGCTACACGctatttctccgaagacctgcctgaagtcagtattggcaaAATCGAGACTGGttttggacagcttaaaaatggtaaagaccctggagaggacggcgttaccacagagctattaaaagcgggaggtaaaccggtacttagggaacttcagacgctttttaactctgtcctcttcgaagggagaactccggaggcgtggagtaggagtgtggtcgtcctgttcttcaaaaagggagacaaaaccctgctgaagaactatcgtcccatatccctactgagccacgtctataagctgttttcaagtgTGATcacgtcttgcgcgaagattcgacgaattccaacccccctTTCTTGCATTCCTGGACTATGaaaaggcctttgactcggttgaaatctgggctgttctggagtccctgcagcgttgccaagttgaatggcgatacatccaagtgatgagatgtctctacgaagctgccaccatgtccgtccgagtacagaatcagcaaacaaatcccataccattgcatcgaggagtgagacaaggggacgttatttcaaCCAAATTGTTCACtcatgcaatggaggatatgttcaagacgctgaactggaaaggacgtggtatcaacatcaatggcgaatacatctctcacttgagatttgcagacgacatcatcatcgtggcagaaacgctgcaggacctacaacaaatgctgaacgagctggctgattcttctatgcgtatcggcctacggatgaacttggataaaaccaaggtcatgttcaatgaacatgttctaccggaaccgactacgacacacggtaccgtcctcgaagttcagtcagtgcgtcctacccttcatgacatacggagccgaaacgtggacactcacgacaaggctggtccaccagcttaaagtcgctcagcgtgctatggaaagggctatactcggcgtttctttgagggatcgcatcaaaAATGaagtgatccgtcaaagaatcaaagtcatcgacatagcccaccggattagtaagctgaagtggcagtgggctggtcatatttgtcgcagaaccgacaaccgttggggaaaacgtgttctagagtggagaccgcgtctcggcaaacgtagtgtaggacgtcctcaggcacggtggagtgacgatatacgcaaggcggcaggcaggagctggatgtgagtagccggagaaagaccacagtggcgtgcacttggagaggcctatgaaaaatgtatagaaaattaatttattttaactttgttctatattttttgtaataaagtgCAACTAAAGAAGTCTTTTACAGTAGaacatatatcttataaaaaaatacaagcttgtcttttttatgttatagggatCAAACGAACAGAAGACTCATCTGCTGAAAAGTGATTACCCTCGCTCTGGAACATTCGCCGAGGAAAATTCGGTAGGAAATGAAGAGTGATCTAACGTCTATATACAAAGCCAAAAGTCAAGCAGATCGGTAAGGGCttgagctggcagttaataatgGACTCAATAATCTTAGAAAACAAGAAAGTGATGGCTGTATGCTTATAATTGGACGAGTTTGAGCGATTGCCCTATTTAGGGATCTGATGCACCAAAGCGGTCTttcaggagttcgggacgatgCGTAATGCTAAGGATTACTGGAACAGACATATCTGTGGATAACACATACCCGTAGCATGGTGGAAAGGATTTCATTGGGCCCACTTGACTTATGAATAACCAGCGTCGTGATATCGTCCCTCGTGAGAAAGAGATCGTCCCTCTGAAGAGATGGAAaaaaggctgacagaaattacCCAaagaccaaaccaaggctgggacttgccacctgGCTGGGATAGGTATTGCAGAATAAGgcatgaaaagttccataccttGAAACACCACATTGGTGACAGAGTCAGCACAAACGCTCGGATCATCGGGTGAGAAACAATTCTGAGTAAGATGCAATCCAATTTTCCTTCTGTAAACGTAGTctcatttttatacttttaattttgtagatgtagctaaggaaaacatcgtgaggaaacctgcatgtgtctaatttcatcgaaattctaccattccaccaacccgcattggaagagcgtagtggaatatgtaccttaatgggagaggaggccttatcccagcagtgggaaatatatgggctgttactttttgcttttttatatgataagtaGTTTGTACGAAGAAAATGTCTACCATAAATTATCACTAGCTCCCATAAGCACTTCAAAAAATAATGTCCGTTACTTACGTTACATGAATACATTACGATTAAATTATTGTGTACTAAATTTAATGAGACCTTAttgtctcatttttattttgtactgttGTACATATCATGTATTTTATGGTGGTGTAAAAGTcgtaaaaagtaataagtaaataacCTACTTAGATGGACCCAAACAGACCAAGTCATACCCTGACCAATTAGCTGTATTAAGTGTATACACTCactaaattgatattatttttatcgcaTTGATTAAATTGTATCGgtattatttacagttttacGTGTTTAAGTCCTCATCTATATAAGCCGTAGGTgtttcgattatttttttattctttgagGTGTTTTGACCGAATAAcactttatatttcatctcgcaTATAGCATTTAAATATGAGGGTCTTTATTGCATTAATTCAGTGTTTACTAATTCATTGTTGCTTGGGGAACAATAACAACGGAAAGGTAAGtaatgttaaagtaaaaaattctTAGTTTATCTCAAAACATCATCGGAATGACAGTATACGAAGGAATTATATCGAGTTTTGGTAGATATGTCGCATACGAAATCACCTCGTCACAGTTGCCGTACGATCGGTGATCGATCGAAAGtcgaattaaaatgtttttgtgaaAAGGGTACACAGGTACCAGTATTTCAGCTGAATAGATCACTTGTTAAAAGTGGAAAACCCACCCAATAACACATTGGGTTCATATTACAGTCACCTACGCGTGGTGCTCTCTAGTCTTGCTTGGTACTCTTCGTAGCAGGGTTGCCGATGCCTATTcacctaattccccaaaaatctTATCGAAATTCCCCAAATTGGGGAAAAGAAATGTCCCAATTCCCCACACAGAAATAAcggaaaaaaaatcatgtttttgtatgtttgtttttcatttcctaACAATAAAATCCAATTTTCGAGGTAAATTTCGTTAAATCAGACTAGTCATGGTTactgacaatatatttttttttttttcgttgaatcAGACTAGTCGTGgttaatatgtgtatatagtgTGTTTTTGTTACTATGCGTCTACATTTCATTTCTTGTACTAACTAAAAGACGGGTAAACAATCAATTACTGATCGTTTTGGTATAAAACGCATAAGTATAAATTCCTCTCATTTTCCCCACATGTGACAATCCCCACACTAATCCCCGATCGACTTACGATTCCCCgcaatttggggaattccccacacaTTGGCAACCCAGCTTCGTAGTGCTTACCAGAAATGGTAAATTTTGGATGTAACAAGCCGGTGGCTGTaactttcaattaatttaagtaacagtttatatatttgtgttggTTTTGTTTTTGTAGTTGTGGGGTACAACTTATCTGAGGCCCCTtcgaatgttattaatattaacttattaattgttattataattattaataattagtaactacttagttactcagtaagtttttttaatactattgttctcaatgtttatatatgtttatttatgtttttgtatatttcagGTACAATGTGTTGGCTGCGATTTTGAAGAGGATCCGCAGAAACATATTTACAAAGTAATGGCTGAAGAATCACTGAGGAAGTACTTAGAAACCAATGGATATCACCGGCTTTATACTGTGTTGCAAGTTCAGAGGGTGAGGACCCAACTTGTTTCGGGaaagataacaaaaataaatttcgtcGCCGGAGCGACAAATTGTATTCTCGACAAACAAATGAATCCAGTGAATCCCCCATGTGTCATAATCCATCCGGTCGAAATATTGGAGTGTTATTCAGAAATATTAGAAATTCCTTGGAAAAACTTCAGAGGAATAAAAGTAACATGCAATCCCGTGAACTACAGAGGTTAACACGGATACAACTGCTGCCCATGCTATCTGTgttgttatttcatttttctCATAGAAACGAAACACGAACATTTTCCAAAACTAATTTCCGATAGTAATTGTTATCGCTACTTATATCGATCTATATTATTCGCTCACATTTCATTATTGGTGGactcaataaacaaattcagaattatccattgaaatatttatttataatacctgTCCAGCTCATATTGGCAATGTGATGTTAATATTGTAACTGTACAcgtagaatattaaaaaatatttacataaatataaaaacatatacatatgttaattaATAGGTTAACAAGATACCTAAAACCTGATTTGTTGCAAAatgtgtaaacaaaaaaatgcaaTACAATTTTATGAAGGGGCGTATCGCTATGGCGTTCGCTGCGTAAGTAATTTGCGATCATATTATGTGGCTTAATCGTTCCTCTtgaaaagttgtaaaaaaactGCTTTAATATACACTACCGTCCCTGACATAGGACGCAGGTCGGGGCACGTGGCCGTGGCCCCGTCCTGCGAGAGTCCTGATGAGCCAACGATTCCTTCAGACAGTTATGTATACTTTCGAAATTGCcgtatttgtatgaaataactGGCATATTTATCAAATGGCAAGTGACTATAATAGTCGATATTAAAAGTTGAAAACTATAGACGTGCTCTTCATgagagaaataaatatattatagccaAAAGTTTGTATAACGAATCAGATTCGTACAATTTTACGAAAATTACCGCAATGTGTATTAGAAAGTGAAAAAGGCTTAACTGTgagcaaattaaaatatatagtactatatactatatactatatactatatatacgtatgtatatactacaaatataccaataactataactacattatataatcgtaaatcgacttttaagtagtctaatatttttcatttcatttaacttaggaagactctaaaaaatatgttgaatacgcaattatttttattactttttagtgcatattcatttgttttataatatgtagtgttttgtttgaagtcggtttttctttttgttaaaatttttatttatttaaatgaatatcttAGGAATTATATCCTAAGTTTCTACTATTACTCTTCGAAAACAATCATACTTACATTATGCTATGCTATGGTTTTAAccgaaaaaatatgtatagaaaattgattaattttatctttattgtatattttttgtaataaagaagtaaagtaactgcctgtaaatttcccactgctgggataaggcctcctcttccattgaggagagggtttggaacatattccactacgctgttccaatgcgggttggtggaatgcacatgtgggagaatttcgatgaaattagacgcatgcaggtttcctcacgatgttttccttcaccgccgagcacgagatgaattataaactataataaaatatgaattataagtaataaagtgTAACTAAAGAAATCGTTTACAGTAGAGCTTATCtagatatctaataaaaaaaatacaaacttgtcttttttatgttattggggGTCAAACGAGCAGAAGGCTTATCTACTGGAAAGTGATTACCGTGAAAAAATCGGTTggagatgcagagtgatccaacatctatAGGCAAAGCCAAAAGATCAAGCAGATCGaagggcttgatcgtcaatTATTCGAGATGCTCTGCCTTTGCGTCTTTTGACCGTCGTTGACCAGAATTGACAGAATTTAAATTGagcagttgtgtcagatcatatgctagagcgaagtccagaacagatctactaCCTACCTTATCGATGCGTGGGCGATTAAATCTACTTCAGCACGGAATCTGCAGCAATTTGGACGTTCCCAACCATTCGGTCAGTTTCGTCATTATCACCATGGAACCTATACGCATTGATTCGAGGGTGATCGTCGGAGTCTACATAAAGTAAGATAATTGAGTAAGGCAAGAAAGgacaaggccggcttcgccgtctcaaggtgaaagtgaacgaagttggagttgagtccccttatgttgcaaaACTCCACTGCGAGGGTGGTAGAGGTTGTCTGTTAGGGGTTATGAGGCCTGCTCCACTTGCCTCGAACAATGGCGAACGAAATAGAAGTATGTGTGTGATGttatccaaaatttatttatttaatttatttgcccAGACGTGCCGGCCATTCAGCTGCAACCTGAAGGTGTACAGCGTTGTATTACCACTAAAACTTGTCTTGTATTACTGACGATATACAGATACTAATGAggacattttaataacataagaattaattacattaaatgcttacatacatattacatacatgaaTAGAAAAGAGTTGTATAAATCTTGTCCTCGTGGAATGATGGCAAAAagttagcagcatttccccgttgaatcacaattccgatcctctgggcaaaaaaggAACCAGCCTTGATGTCACCTGTGGAGGCAATgatcgcctcattgcctccacagGTGTTGTACTTTTGATTAAGCTTTTTGCATCACtgctccaagggccaagcgtttcgacagcaaatggaactaaaaagtaatttgatataagatACCAATATCTTTTTTTAGGTGTACTAAATTTAATGAGACCTAAGTTGTCTCATTTTGTAgagattgaaaatatttcaaaatactcTTAAAAATCCTGTTAAGGTTAGTAGTTTTGTCTACATTCCGAATGTCACAATAGATTGTTGAGAATGGATCGTTCTCAATTTTACTGCCTTAATAACTACCAATTACAGTATGCACTGACTATTACCATAGTGACGTTGGGCATATACtgctactattaaatatataacctcTGCGGTCCTCCAATTCAAGGCTTCTCAGGGCAGAGAGACCCCTAGCTCCGATAAATGACGACACTTACAGCGTAGACGTTTCCTCccggtcttcttcggcgaagtGGATTAGCAGCATAGGTCTCATGCTCCCGCTTTGCTATCGTGTGCGTATATCTACCGGAGCAACCAATAGAAGACAGCCTACTAGGCTCCTTCTAATTGGTATAATCCTAGCGGATTAATTATCGCGCTCTTCAAGTCAAGTCAAATTCAAGTCAATCAAGATTCCATATCCTTATGAAATTAAtatcctatttttattttatactgttgtacatatcaattattttatgctAGTGTAAAAGTCGTAAAAAGTAATTAGCAAATTACCTACTTAGATGTACCCAAACAGACCAAATCATACCCTGACCAATTAGCTGTATTAAGTGTATACACtcactaaatttatattatttttatcgcaTTGATTAAATTGTATCggtattttttacagttttacgTGTTGTCCTCATCTATATAAGCCGTAGGTGTCTCaatgattttttattctttgaCGTGCTTTGACCGAATAACGCCTTATATTTCATCTCGCATATAGCATTTTAATATGAGGGTCGTCATTGCATTGATTCAATGTTTACTAATTCATTGTTGCTTGGGGAACAATAACAACGGAAAGGTAAgcaatgtaaaagtaaaagttcTTAGTTTATCTCAAAACATCATCGTAATGACAGTATACGAAGGAATTGTATCGAGTTTTGGTAGACATGTCACGTACGAAATTACCTCGACACTGATGTCGTACGATGCATATGCATATGACAGTCACCTCTGCGTGGTGCACTCTGCTCTTACTTGGTACTCTTTGCAGTGCTTACCGTAGAAGGTCAGCCACCTTTCAatctagtaaagtaacagtttcACATTTGTGTTGTGTCAACAGGCAAACTTATTGTAGTTGTGGGATACAACTTATCTGAGGCCTCCTTCGAATGTTATTAATATCAActtattcattgttattataattaattaataatttcacctACTTAGTTAGTTTTAATACTACTGTtctctttgttttatagtaaaaaaaaacaaaaagcctATTATGTTATACACTTTCAGGAAACTTGCTGTGGCGGCGATCATGATGAGGATCCGCAAAAACCTATTTACAAAGTAATGGCTGAAGAATCACTGTGGAAGTACTTAGAAACCAATAAATATGACCGCCTTTATACTGTGTTACAAGTTCAGAGGGTGAGGGTCAAACCAGTT from Vanessa cardui chromosome 20, ilVanCard2.1, whole genome shotgun sequence encodes:
- the LOC124538353 gene encoding uncharacterized protein LOC124538353 isoform X2; protein product: MRVFIALIQCLLIHCCLGNNNNGKVQCVGCDFEEDPQKHIYKVMAEESLRKYLETNGYHRLYTVLQVQRVRTQLVSGKITKINFVAGATNCILDKQMNPVNPPCVIIHPVEILECYSEILEIPWKNFRGIKVTCNPVNYRG